The Nitrospira sp. genome contains a region encoding:
- a CDS encoding PA0069 family radical SAM protein yields the protein MLWAADLGRELTSIGYKRQDGRMRSISNPPNPFESQHRELLEPAGAATLTVYSDDSREILSRNDSPDLPFRWSVNPYRGCFHACAYCYARPSHEYWGFGAGTDFESKIIVKEEAPQLLRRALDKPSWRGELIVFSGNTDCYQPLEAEYGLTRACLEVCAEYRNPVGIITKGSLILRDLDVLTRLSREAWVCVYFSIPFSSDETGRKVEPHAPSITKRFSAMKTLSEAGIPTGVSVAPVIPGLNEDDIPELLERARQAGAHTATHSLLRLSGSLEAVFLERMRESFPERIGKITNRIREVRGGALTESRFFRRQAGQGTYWELIEQLFAMAKRRAGFEEDHIGSIPETFRRPGVEQPSLF from the coding sequence ATGCTATGGGCGGCCGACTTGGGAAGGGAATTGACATCGATTGGGTATAAGAGACAGGATGGGCGCATGCGCTCAATCTCCAATCCCCCGAACCCGTTTGAATCGCAGCATCGGGAACTCCTCGAACCGGCTGGTGCGGCGACACTGACAGTGTATTCAGACGACAGTCGGGAGATTTTGAGCCGCAACGACAGCCCGGACTTGCCGTTTCGATGGAGTGTCAATCCCTATCGAGGGTGCTTTCATGCCTGTGCCTACTGCTACGCTCGTCCGTCCCATGAGTATTGGGGATTCGGGGCAGGAACCGACTTCGAAAGCAAAATCATCGTGAAAGAGGAGGCGCCGCAATTGCTCCGGCGCGCCTTGGACAAACCCTCCTGGCGCGGAGAGCTGATCGTCTTTTCCGGCAACACGGATTGTTATCAGCCGCTCGAGGCTGAGTACGGATTGACTCGCGCCTGCTTGGAGGTCTGCGCGGAGTACCGGAATCCCGTGGGGATCATTACAAAAGGATCGTTGATTCTCCGTGATCTCGACGTGCTGACCAGACTGAGCCGGGAAGCTTGGGTCTGTGTGTATTTCAGCATCCCGTTTTCCTCAGACGAGACAGGCCGGAAAGTGGAGCCCCATGCGCCGTCGATCACCAAGCGTTTCTCCGCCATGAAGACACTCTCCGAGGCCGGTATTCCAACGGGCGTCTCCGTTGCGCCTGTCATCCCTGGTTTGAACGAAGATGATATCCCTGAATTGCTGGAGCGGGCGCGTCAGGCCGGCGCGCATACCGCTACCCACAGCTTGTTGAGATTGTCCGGAAGTTTGGAGGCGGTGTTCCTGGAACGGATGCGGGAGTCATTTCCTGAACGGATCGGAAAGATTACAAATCGAATACGCGAGGTGCGCGGCGGGGCACTCACAGAAAGCCGATTCTTCAGGCGTCAAGCCGGGCAGGGGACTTATTGGGAGTTGATCGAGCAGTTGTTCGCCATGGCCAAGCGCCGGGCGGGATTTGAAGAGGACCATATCGGCAGTATTCCTGAGACGTTTCGTCGGCCAGGCGTCGAACAGCCGTCATTATTCTAA
- a CDS encoding sulfurtransferase: MQHHPGFLELVNRAKQRVKESSAGDVKARLDRGERFHFIDVREDHEFAKDHARGARHLGKGIIERDIEAIVPDKQDPIVLYCGGGFRSALSADALQQMGYTNVISMDGGIRAWREAGYPLE, encoded by the coding sequence ATGCAACATCATCCGGGCTTTTTGGAACTGGTCAACCGCGCCAAACAACGAGTGAAAGAAAGCAGTGCCGGTGATGTGAAGGCGCGTCTCGACCGGGGTGAACGGTTTCATTTCATCGATGTTCGGGAAGACCACGAATTTGCCAAGGATCATGCGCGGGGAGCGCGTCATCTCGGCAAGGGAATTATTGAGCGGGATATTGAGGCGATAGTCCCTGATAAGCAGGACCCTATCGTCCTGTATTGCGGAGGCGGGTTTCGGTCCGCGCTCTCCGCCGATGCGCTGCAACAGATGGGATACACCAATGTGATTTCAATGGATGGCGGGATACGGGCGTGGCGAGAGGCCGGCTACCCATTGGAATAG
- a CDS encoding OmpH family outer membrane protein: MLISAARPLFLAVLLFSVLPLIAPAAHAAEFKMAVVDPQSVLEKSKAGKRALDGLKEYVSTRQKLLQRDEEDLRNYEKQLKEQAPKWNETERKEKEGQFRTKVQDFQKRAQEFNQELQKKQKELVDEYMKKISAATQSVAEKGGIALVVDKGSEQTVKIVIYSKDTIDLTDQVIKEFDRTNK, from the coding sequence ATGCTGATTTCTGCTGCGCGACCCCTGTTCCTTGCAGTGCTGCTCTTCTCGGTTCTTCCGCTCATCGCACCCGCCGCCCACGCCGCTGAATTCAAGATGGCTGTGGTAGACCCACAGTCCGTCTTGGAAAAGTCAAAAGCCGGCAAGCGAGCGCTCGATGGGCTGAAGGAATACGTCTCGACCAGGCAGAAACTCCTCCAGAGAGATGAAGAAGATCTTCGGAATTACGAAAAGCAGTTGAAAGAGCAGGCTCCCAAGTGGAATGAGACCGAACGGAAGGAAAAAGAGGGCCAGTTCCGGACGAAGGTCCAGGACTTCCAAAAGCGCGCCCAGGAATTCAATCAGGAACTCCAGAAGAAACAGAAAGAATTGGTCGACGAATACATGAAGAAAATCTCCGCGGCGACACAATCCGTCGCTGAAAAGGGAGGCATTGCGCTCGTCGTCGACAAAGGCAGCGAGCAAACCGTCAAGATCGTGATCTACAGCAAAGATACGATCGATCTGACCGACCAAGTGATAAAGGAATTCGACAGAACCAATAAGTAG
- a CDS encoding cadherin-like beta sandwich domain-containing protein: protein MGSVNQGVELASLTITPGTLQPSFASNTTQYNVDLTSDIATVTITAQPRVAGDTVTINGQTTTRRDIQLGPVGSVTPVSIVVSESTSNSRIYIVLLNKANLAGNNSLQSLTVSPGTLVPTFNANTLSYTVNVANNVGGIAVTPTLDDPAATMTVDGQAAVSGQARAITLNDSGQSTTITVIVTAQNGTQKTYLVTMNRGISGNNFLQSLTIVPGTLDPPFSAGTVGYTMDVASSVTSVTVTPTLQDTTASLTVNGQAINSGQPRIITLRGPGLSTFINIVVTAQNGTRTTYSVDVFRTALSGNNRLSALTVTPGILDPAFNPNTTKYTVDLATTVSSVTVTATLQDPSAGMEVNGQGISSGQARDITLGAPGSRTDIDLVVVAPNGRSKTYRITLERAAPASNNRLSALTVTPGILDPAFNPNTTKYTVDLATTVSSVTVTATLQDPSAGMEVNGQGIGSGQARDITLGAPGSRTDIDLVVVAPNGSSRTYRITVERAAP, encoded by the coding sequence GTGGGGTCGGTTAACCAAGGGGTTGAACTTGCCAGTCTGACCATTACCCCCGGAACACTTCAACCGTCCTTTGCCAGTAACACCACCCAATACAATGTCGACCTCACCAGCGACATTGCAACCGTGACCATCACGGCGCAACCGCGAGTGGCCGGCGACACGGTGACTATCAATGGGCAGACCACGACGAGAAGAGATATTCAACTGGGCCCGGTGGGATCAGTGACTCCCGTGAGTATCGTGGTGTCAGAATCAACGAGCAATTCAAGAATCTACATCGTGCTTCTCAACAAAGCCAACTTAGCCGGAAACAATTCGTTGCAGAGCTTGACCGTTTCGCCCGGAACTCTGGTTCCCACATTCAATGCCAACACGCTCAGCTATACAGTCAATGTCGCCAATAACGTCGGAGGTATTGCGGTAACCCCCACCCTGGACGACCCTGCTGCGACGATGACGGTCGACGGGCAAGCCGCCGTCTCAGGCCAGGCACGCGCAATTACCCTCAATGACTCCGGCCAAAGCACGACCATCACCGTTATCGTGACAGCCCAGAACGGAACTCAGAAAACCTACCTGGTTACGATGAATCGTGGAATATCGGGCAACAACTTTTTGCAGAGCTTAACCATAGTCCCGGGAACATTGGATCCGCCTTTCAGTGCCGGCACAGTCGGGTACACGATGGATGTCGCGAGCAGTGTGACCAGCGTAACAGTGACGCCGACGTTGCAAGATACGACGGCGAGCCTGACGGTGAATGGGCAGGCCATCAACTCCGGGCAGCCCCGTATCATTACGTTGCGCGGACCAGGTTTGAGCACCTTTATCAATATTGTGGTGACCGCGCAAAATGGCACCAGAACAACATATTCCGTGGACGTATTTCGCACTGCACTGAGCGGAAACAACAGACTCTCGGCCTTGACGGTGACACCCGGCATCTTGGACCCCGCGTTCAACCCGAACACCACCAAGTATACGGTGGACCTGGCGACCACCGTCAGCAGCGTCACGGTGACGGCGACTCTTCAGGATCCAAGCGCCGGCATGGAGGTGAATGGCCAGGGCATCAGCTCGGGTCAGGCGCGGGACATTACCCTTGGAGCTCCGGGCTCACGCACCGACATCGACCTCGTCGTCGTGGCCCCGAACGGCAGATCCAAGACCTATCGCATCACCCTCGAACGCGCAGCCCCTGCGAGCAACAACAGACTCTCGGCCTTGACGGTGACACCCGGCATCTTGGACCCCGCGTTCAATCCGAACACCACCAAGTATACGGTGGACCTGGCGACCACCGTCAGCAGCGTCACGGTGACGGCGACTCTTCAGGATCCAAGTGCCGGCATGGAGGTGAATGGCCAGGGTATCGGCTCGGGTCAGGCGCGGGACATTACCCTTGGAGCTCCGGGCTCGCGCACCGACATCGACCTTGTCGTGGTCGCCCCCAACGGCAGTTCCAGAACCTATCGCATCACCGTCGAACGAGCCGCGCCCTAG